ACCGGTTTTTCAGCACCCTGTTAGCCGTCCGGTGCATCATCGTGGTGGTTCGCCGCGTGCCACACTTCAACCCCGGGTTACCGATGTCTTCCCGTCGCTCGGCGCTACGGCGCCCAGTTGCTGTTCTGATTGTTCTGGTTGGCGCTACGAGCTCGGCGCAGGCCCAGGTCGCACCGCGGGACAGCAGCATCGTGCGCGGGGACCGCACGATCTGGCACGAGCACCATCCGAGTGAACGCGAGTGGGGCTATGCACAGGCCATCGTGATTGGCAACACCATTCACATGTCGGGCACCATTGGCGGCGGTGCGACCATGGAAGCGCAACTGCGGCAGATCTATCGACGCATCGAACGCGGCTTGGCCAAGCACGGGGCGCGCATGGAGCACATCGTGCGCGAAACAGTCTTTACCAAGGACGTGCAGGCCCTCGCCGCCGCCAACGCGGTGCGCAAGGCGGCCTATGCCGGTCACACGCCGGCGGCGTCCTGGGTGCAGGTCACCCGACTGCTCGCTGAGCAGGCGCTGGTGGAAATCGAAGTCACGGCGGTGTTGCCGTCCGTTGTGCCGTCGGGGCGTTGAGGCTCGGCGTGTTGCGGAGGCGTGCGGCCGCCCACGCCGCGTGCCCGCGCACGATTTCATGATCGTGCTCGCACATAGCCTCCAGCACGGCCAGGTCCTCCGTGGTGCCGACATTGCCGAGGACAACACAGGCATTGCGCTGCAGCATCCAGAGTTTGGCGCGCTTGATGGCCGATCCCTTGAAGGCCGCGGCGTAGTCTGCGGAGCTCATCATGAGGAGCTCGCGCGCCAGCGCGCGTGTGCCTTCACGGTCGTGTGAGTTGGCGAACAGCGTGCGCGGAGCAAACTCGGGCAACATGGCAGGCTGTGCGAAACGCTGATTCCAGGGACACACGTCGTTGCAGATGTCACAGCCGTAGAGCAGCCCGCCCATGCGCTCGCGCAGGGCATCGGGAATGTCTTCGCGATGCTCGATGGTCAGATAGCTGATGCAACGGGTGGCGTCGAGTTCACGCGGTGCCGGCAGCGCGCCGGTTGGACAGGCGTCAAGGCAGCGCGTGCAGCGGCCGCAGCGATCCGCCTCGAACGGCGCGGACGGTTCGAGTTCGAGCTCCACGAACAGCGATGCGAGAAACACGAACGACCCGGCGCGCGGCGTGATGAGCATGGTGTTCTTGCCAAACCAGCCGAGGCCGGCGCGCTGTGCCAGATCGCGCTCGAGGATGGGACTGCTGTCCACGTAGGGCCGCGCATTCACCGATCGCCCCAGCTGCGATTCAAGCCACACGTGCAGCTCGCGCAGCCGCGCCCGCAGCACCTCGTGGTAGTCATCGCCGCGCGCATAGCGGGCCACTGCGCCACTGGGTTCGGTGCCCCCGTACGAGGCCGCCACCACGATCGCGTGTGTGGCCCCCGCATGGGGCAGGCGCGCATCGGCACGCAGTCGCGCGCCGTCACCGCTCAGATAGTGCATGTTGCCCTGCCTGCCAGCGCCCAGCCAGGCCTCGAAATGCGGCAGGGTCTCCGGGATGCCCAGCGCCGCAATGCCCGCCGCATCGAACCCGAGTCCGTATGCCTGCGCGAGAATCAGCCGGCCAAGTGCAGCCCCTGGGGTGCTCAGGGCTGGCGACCCACCCAACGCGCGAAGGCCACGATGTCCTCAGCCGGGGGGACGGCGGCTTCGTCGCCATACGCCGTGTACATGCGCCAGCGCAGATAATTGACGGCCGGCAGCGGCAAGAACGGAAACCGCCGGTACCAGTGGCGGTGCCGGAAGCGCCAGGCCACGCGCAGCAAGTCGATGGCCAGCAACGGGTTGACCAGCGAGCGGGCGGTCAGGGTGAGGAACAGGCGCGGCCAGGACATACCGGAAATATAGCCGACTCCAGACTGTGGACAGGTCATCAAGACCCGTCCGTGTCCTGCCGACACTTCCCGTGGGGCTGCCGACGAGGGTACCCACTGCTTCTCCCGGTCCGGTTGCCAGTCGCCATGTCCTCATCCCTCGATTCTCCCGTCGGGCGCCGTCGTGCGCGCGCCTGGTGGGCGGATTCGCTGGTGCTCATGGCCTGCGTGCTTCTGGCAGAACTGGCCCTGGACGAGGCGGTGGAGACCAGCACCCTGCTGATCTCACAGACGGCGCGGGCCTGGGTAGACGCGGTGGCCCTCTGCCTCATCATTGGGCCGCTGTTCGGCTGGACGCTGTATCGCCGGCATGTCGACGCCAAGTACGCGCACGTGCCCGACCCGGCCAAGCGCGCGCCGGGCAGCCCGCACCAGAAAGTGCGCGTTGTGCTGAACGGAGCGCTCGGCATCATCGGGGTGCTCATTGTCGGAGCGCTCTGGGCACACCTCGCCTCGCTGTCGTCCGCCCGCACCACGGCGGCCTGGGAAGAGGTGGCGGGTCGCCAGAGCATGCGCAGCCAACGTATCGCGCGCCTGGCGCTGACGCACCTGCCGGACGGGAGTGACTCACTCGCGCTGGTTGACGCGGTCGAGCGGCTCGAAAGTGAAGTGCAGGCCATTCACAGCGTAGCCGCGACCAACGGTTCTCTCGCTGCGGCGCAGAGCGGCATCCTCTCGCCGTCAACCATCACCACATGGCAGGCCGCGAGCCGCGCGCTCGCCAGGCACACGCGGGCATTGCTGGCCGCGCCTGCGGCAACCGACCGCGCGCTCGCCGACAGCGTCCTGGCGGCGTCCGACGTGCTCATGCGAGTGGCCGACGACGTGCGCAATGAGCTCGCCCTGCAACAGCAGGAGCGCATCGGCAACCAGCAGCGCTGGGGCTGGAGTGTGGCGCTCCTTCTGCTGGCAATTCTTCTTGGGGCGCTGGGGCTGGTGCTCGAGCCCGTGGTGCGTCTGTTGCGCCGCCAACACGTGGCCATTGTATCGCAGAGCCTCGAGTTCGAGCGTCTGGCCATGGTCGCGCAGCGCACCAGCAACGCGGTGTTGATTACCGACGAAGCCATGCGTATTACCTGGGCCAACGACGCCTTCACTCGGCTGAGCGGGTACACGCTGGACGAGGTGATGGGGCGCGTCCCCAGCGACTTCCTGCGCGGGGAGGAGAGCGACCCGGAAATGATCGCCCATCTGATGCGGGCCGTGGATTTCGGGGAAAGTGTGCGCGGCACGCTGCAGGATCGGCGCAAGGACGGCACGTTGCATTGGATCGACCTGTCCATTGAGCCGCTGCGTACCAGCGATCAGGTGACGGGCTCCATTTGCGTGTACTCCGATGTGTCCGACCTCGTGAGTGTGCAGCGGGCCTTGTCGCGCGAGCGCGAGGTGTTGGCCAATACGACGGCGCAGCTCAGGGAAGCGTTGGCTGTGGCCCGCCTTGGCAGTTGGTCGCTGGATCTCGCGTCCGACACAATCGAGTGGTCGCCGGAGACGTACCAGTTGTTCGGTCGCGATCCGGCGCTTGGCCCGCCGCCGCGTGACGAGGTGGTGCAGCTCTACGCGCCCGAGGACACGGCGCGCCTCAAAGAAGCGGCCGTCGCCGCGTATACGGACGGCCGCGCCTACTCGCTTGTCGTACGCACGGCGGGCCACAATCCGGACGTGCGCTGGATTCGTGCCGAGGGGCGTGCGCGTTATGCGGCCGACGGTCGCATTACCGGCCTGATTGGCACGGCCGTGGACGTGACGGAGTCGGTCGAACGTGAGGAAGCCCTGCGGCTCGCCCAGGCACACGCTGAAGCGGCCAATCGTTCGAAGAGCGAATTCCTGGCCAACATGAGTCATGAAATTCGCACGCCGCTCACGGCCATTCTGGGTTACACCGACCTGCTTCGGGACGAGGTGCGCGCGAGTGGCGCCAACAGCGAACAGCTCGCGTCGCTCGATACCATCCGCCGTGCAGGCGAGCATCTGCTGAGTGTCATCAACGACATTCTCGACATCTCCAAGATTGAAGCCGGGCGCATGGCCGTGGAGGCGGTACCCACCGAGTTGCCGGCCGTGCTGCTGGACGTGGAAAGCCTCATGCGCGCGCGCGCCGAGCAGAAGGGCGTTTCGCTCGAATGCCGTCTCACCGCGCCCATTCCGGTGCAGGTCAATACTGACCCGACGCGTCTCAGACAGGTGCTCATGAATCTCGTGGGCAACGCGGTCAAGTTCACTGATCGCGGACGTGTGCTGCTGGAGGCCGGTGTCGAAGAGTCCGAGGCTGGTCCGTTGCTGGTGCTCAGTGTGGATGATACGGGCCCGGGCATGAGTGAGGAGCAGGTGGCGCAACTGTTCCAGGCCTTCATGCAGGTGGATTCCTCCATGACGCGGCGCCACGGCGGCACCGGACTTGGCCTCACCATCTCACGTCGCCTCGCCCAGCTCATGGGTGGCGACGTGGAACTGGCGCAGACCGCTGTGGGTCGTGGATCGCGCTTCGAAGTCCGCTTGCCACTGCGCCCGGTGGACGACAGCCAGCGGATCACGCAGATCACCGCCCGCCGCCTCACCCCCACGATGGCTCCGGTCGCCGTGACGCTGCGCGGACACATCCTCCTGGCCGAAGACGGCGAGGACAACCAACGGCTCATCGCCATCCTGCTGCGCGCCGCCGGCGCAGAGGTCACCATCGTGCGCAACGGACGTGAAGCACTCGAGGCCCTCGATTGGGCACGGGCTGCGGGCGCGCCGTTCGACGTACTTCTGACGGACATGCAAATGCCCGAAATGGACGGCTACACCCTCGCTCGTACCCTGCGCGATGCGGGCAACACCATACCCGTGATTGCGCTCACCGCGCACGCCATGGCCGAAGATCGGCAGCGCTGCCTGGATGCCGGCTGCGATGACTACGCGAGCAAGCCCATCGATCGCACCGCCTTGCTCACGACGTTGGCGCGCTGGCTGCCCGGTTCGCCGGACATCTTCCCGGTGGTTGCAGACGGCACACCTGGCGAGACCGCGGCCGTCTTGCCGAACGCCCCCGACCAGCTCGTGAGTGAATTGGCGGACGATCCCGACCTCGCCGATGTCGTGCGATCGTTTGCCCTGGCAATGCCGGATCGCGCGGCCGCGCTCGCCACTGCCGTTCGCGCCGAAAACGACACCGAAACGTTCCGACTGGCGCACCAGCTCAAGGGAGCAGCCGGCAGCTATGGCTTCCCGGTGGTGAGTACGCTCGCCCGGACACTCGAGGTGCACACACGCGCGGCAGACCGTGAGGCGCAACTTGTGGTGATGGATCGCCTGCTGCAGTTGTCGGCGGCCGCGCATCGCGCCGTTGAGCCGCATGCCGTGGAGCCGTATGCGGTGGAGGTGCAGGCATGAGCGCCGAACGTCGTCGCCCCGTGTCGTGGCAGGCCTCGCACGCGCCGGCCCATGTGCTGCTGATCGATGACGATGCGGCCATTCATTCGCTCGTCACCGCCATGCTCAAGTCCATCGATGTGCAGGTGTCCAGCGCATACGATGCCGCCGAGGGAATTGAACGCGCGCTCGAGATCGCGCCCGACCTCATCCTGCTCGATCACGAGCTGCCTGATGCCACTGGCGTGGACATGCTGGCCCGCATGCGGGCGCTGCCCGCGCTGGCCGCCACACCGGTCATCGTGGTGACCGCCAGTGAGCGCCGTGAAGTGTTGACCGCCTGTTTTGCCGGCGGCGCCTCCGATTACCTGCGCAAGCCGTTCTTTGGCGCCGAATTGCGGGCGCGTGTGCAGTCGGTCATCGACCGGCAACGCATGGTGGCCGAATTGGGGCGCGCGGCACACGTGGACTCGCTCACCGGCTTGCCCAATCGTGCGCTGCTCAATCTGCGCTTGCAGGCCGCCATTGATCGCAGCAGCGAGCGAACGGACTATGGTTTCGCGGTCATGTTCATCGACTTCGACCGCTTCAAGATCATCAACGACAGTCTCGGCCACGAAGTGGGGGACTTGCTGCTGCGCGAAATCGCGCATCGGCTGCGTGAGAATCTGCGCGCCAACGACACCATAGCCCGCGAGGCCGCCGGTCCGACCGTGGCCCGCCTGGGCGGCGATGAGTTCG
This window of the Gemmatimonas sp. UBA7669 genome carries:
- a CDS encoding RidA family protein; its protein translation is MSSRRSALRRPVAVLIVLVGATSSAQAQVAPRDSSIVRGDRTIWHEHHPSEREWGYAQAIVIGNTIHMSGTIGGGATMEAQLRQIYRRIERGLAKHGARMEHIVRETVFTKDVQALAAANAVRKAAYAGHTPAASWVQVTRLLAEQALVEIEVTAVLPSVVPSGR
- the queG gene encoding tRNA epoxyqueuosine(34) reductase QueG is translated as MGGSPALSTPGAALGRLILAQAYGLGFDAAGIAALGIPETLPHFEAWLGAGRQGNMHYLSGDGARLRADARLPHAGATHAIVVAASYGGTEPSGAVARYARGDDYHEVLRARLRELHVWLESQLGRSVNARPYVDSSPILERDLAQRAGLGWFGKNTMLITPRAGSFVFLASLFVELELEPSAPFEADRCGRCTRCLDACPTGALPAPRELDATRCISYLTIEHREDIPDALRERMGGLLYGCDICNDVCPWNQRFAQPAMLPEFAPRTLFANSHDREGTRALARELLMMSSADYAAAFKGSAIKRAKLWMLQRNACVVLGNVGTTEDLAVLEAMCEHDHEIVRGHAAWAAARLRNTPSLNAPTAQRTATPP
- a CDS encoding ATP-binding protein, coding for MSSSLDSPVGRRRARAWWADSLVLMACVLLAELALDEAVETSTLLISQTARAWVDAVALCLIIGPLFGWTLYRRHVDAKYAHVPDPAKRAPGSPHQKVRVVLNGALGIIGVLIVGALWAHLASLSSARTTAAWEEVAGRQSMRSQRIARLALTHLPDGSDSLALVDAVERLESEVQAIHSVAATNGSLAAAQSGILSPSTITTWQAASRALARHTRALLAAPAATDRALADSVLAASDVLMRVADDVRNELALQQQERIGNQQRWGWSVALLLLAILLGALGLVLEPVVRLLRRQHVAIVSQSLEFERLAMVAQRTSNAVLITDEAMRITWANDAFTRLSGYTLDEVMGRVPSDFLRGEESDPEMIAHLMRAVDFGESVRGTLQDRRKDGTLHWIDLSIEPLRTSDQVTGSICVYSDVSDLVSVQRALSREREVLANTTAQLREALAVARLGSWSLDLASDTIEWSPETYQLFGRDPALGPPPRDEVVQLYAPEDTARLKEAAVAAYTDGRAYSLVVRTAGHNPDVRWIRAEGRARYAADGRITGLIGTAVDVTESVEREEALRLAQAHAEAANRSKSEFLANMSHEIRTPLTAILGYTDLLRDEVRASGANSEQLASLDTIRRAGEHLLSVINDILDISKIEAGRMAVEAVPTELPAVLLDVESLMRARAEQKGVSLECRLTAPIPVQVNTDPTRLRQVLMNLVGNAVKFTDRGRVLLEAGVEESEAGPLLVLSVDDTGPGMSEEQVAQLFQAFMQVDSSMTRRHGGTGLGLTISRRLAQLMGGDVELAQTAVGRGSRFEVRLPLRPVDDSQRITQITARRLTPTMAPVAVTLRGHILLAEDGEDNQRLIAILLRAAGAEVTIVRNGREALEALDWARAAGAPFDVLLTDMQMPEMDGYTLARTLRDAGNTIPVIALTAHAMAEDRQRCLDAGCDDYASKPIDRTALLTTLARWLPGSPDIFPVVADGTPGETAAVLPNAPDQLVSELADDPDLADVVRSFALAMPDRAAALATAVRAENDTETFRLAHQLKGAAGSYGFPVVSTLARTLEVHTRAADREAQLVVMDRLLQLSAAAHRAVEPHAVEPYAVEVQA